A window of Pantoea agglomerans contains these coding sequences:
- the mdtD gene encoding multidrug transporter subunit MdtD produces the protein MIRSARSMAGLPWIAAMAFFMQALDATILNTALPAIATSLDRSPLAMQSAVISYTLTVAMLIPVSGWLADRFGTRKVFIIAVSLFTLGSLACALSQSLTMLVISRIVQGVGGAMMMPVARLALLRAYPRSELLPVLNFVTMPGLVGPILGPLLGGLLVTYATWHWIFLINIPVGILGIVYARKYMPDFTLPKRRFDFLGFLLFGAGLVLLSIGIELFGERIVSAWLASGVLATGIILLLLYIVHARRHPAPLISLPLFKTRTFSVGILGNIASRLGTGCVPFLMPLMLQVGFGFSAVVAGCMMAPTAIGSILAKSTVTRVLRLFGYRRTLVGITVVIGILIASFALQSPSESIILLLLPLFILGMAMSTQFTAMNTITLADLNDENASGGNSVLAVTQQLSISFGVAVSAAVLRFYQAFDSGTVEQFHSTFLTMGIVTVISAFTFALLRPGDGRHLITNRDKKKKSA, from the coding sequence ATGATACGATCCGCGCGCAGTATGGCCGGTCTGCCATGGATAGCCGCCATGGCGTTTTTTATGCAGGCACTGGATGCCACCATTCTCAACACTGCGCTACCCGCTATCGCTACCAGCCTCGATCGCTCTCCTCTGGCTATGCAGTCCGCTGTTATCAGCTACACCCTTACCGTCGCAATGTTAATCCCCGTCAGCGGCTGGCTTGCCGACCGCTTCGGCACGCGTAAGGTGTTTATTATCGCGGTGTCACTCTTTACCCTTGGCTCGCTGGCCTGCGCCCTGTCGCAATCGCTGACGATGCTGGTGATCTCGCGCATCGTTCAGGGCGTGGGCGGCGCAATGATGATGCCGGTGGCGCGCCTGGCGTTGCTGCGCGCCTATCCGCGCAGTGAACTCCTGCCGGTGCTGAACTTCGTTACCATGCCTGGCCTGGTGGGGCCGATACTGGGACCGCTGCTTGGCGGGCTGCTGGTCACCTACGCCACATGGCACTGGATATTCCTGATAAACATTCCCGTCGGCATTCTTGGCATTGTCTATGCGCGTAAATATATGCCGGACTTTACCTTGCCCAAACGTCGCTTCGATTTTCTCGGTTTCCTGCTATTCGGCGCCGGGCTGGTATTGCTGTCGATCGGCATTGAGCTGTTTGGCGAGCGTATCGTTTCCGCCTGGCTGGCGTCGGGCGTGCTGGCAACGGGCATTATATTGCTGCTTCTTTATATCGTTCATGCGCGCCGCCACCCGGCACCGCTGATCAGCCTGCCGCTGTTTAAGACCCGCACCTTTTCGGTCGGCATTCTCGGCAATATCGCGTCGCGCCTCGGCACCGGCTGCGTTCCTTTTTTGATGCCGTTAATGCTGCAGGTCGGTTTTGGTTTCTCGGCGGTGGTGGCGGGCTGCATGATGGCGCCGACGGCCATCGGCTCGATCCTGGCTAAGTCGACGGTAACCCGGGTGCTGCGCCTGTTCGGCTATCGCCGCACGCTGGTCGGCATCACCGTCGTTATCGGCATTCTGATCGCCAGCTTTGCACTGCAGTCACCTTCTGAAAGTATCATTCTGCTACTGCTGCCGCTGTTTATTCTCGGCATGGCGATGTCAACGCAGTTCACCGCGATGAACACCATCACGCTGGCCGATCTAAATGATGAGAACGCCAGCGGCGGCAACAGCGTACTGGCGGTGACGCAGCAGCTGTCGATTAGCTTTGGCGTGGCGGTAAGCGCGGCGGTACTGCGCTTTTATCAGGCGTTCGATAGCGGCACCGTCGAGCAGTTCCATTCAACCTTCCTGACGATGGGCATCGTCACGGTGATCTCCGCCTTTACCTTTGCGCTGCTGCGGCCGGGGGATGGCCGCCACCTGATCACCAATCGCGATAAAAAGAAGAAAAGCGCTTAA